The Gammaproteobacteria bacterium DNA window GCCGGGTTCGGTAAAGGCTTCTTTACTATAGTCCCACGAAAGTGTTAGGGGACGAATCACAGGTTTTACGGGTAGGTTATATTTTTGAGCGAACTCAAAATCACGTTGATCATGCGCAGGTACCGCCATAATGGCACCCGATCCATATTCCATTAACACGAAGTTGGCAATATAAATAGGTAAGGTTTGACCAGTGATGGGATGAATTGCATGAAAAGACGTAGCAATTCCTCGTTTCTCCATCGTAGCCAATTCTGCTTCCGCTACTTTTATATTTTTACATTGCTCTATAAAATCAGCAATTTCGGGGTCTTCCTGGGAGGCCAAATGGGAAAGAGGATGCTCTGGGGCAAGCGCTAAATAGGAGACGCCCAATAAAGTGTCCGGCCTGGTGGTGAATACGGTTAGCTGTTGAGTAGGATCTTCTTTTACGGAGAATCGCAGCTCAATGCCCTTTGATTTACCAATCCAATTACGTTGCATAGTACGCACTTGGTCGGGCCACCCTTCTAATTTATCGAGTCCGGTCAGAAGTTCTTCGGCATAATCGGTAATTCTTAAGAACCACTGTTGAATTTCTTTACGTTCTACTAATGCTCCAGATCGCCATCCTCGCCCATTAACCACCTGCTCATTGGCAAGCACGGTATTGTCAACTGGGTCCCAATTCACGAATGATTTTTTTTTATATGCCATGCCTTTTTTAAATAATTTTACAAACAGCCACTGTTCCCAGCGATAATAATCGGGATGACAGGTAGCAATTTCCCGTTTCCAGTCAATGGCAAAGCCAAGCCGTTTAAATTGAGCGCGCATATCATCAATATTTTGGTAAGTCCACGCGGCAGGGGGGAGTTTGTTTTTTATCGCGGCATTTTCGGCAGGTAAGCCAAATGCATCCCAACCCATGGGCTGTAGCACATTTTTTCCAAGCATACGCTGGTAGCGGGAGATAACATCCCCAATGGTATAATTACGCACATGCCCCATATGGAGCTCGCCGCTGGGGTAGGGCAGCATCGATAAGCAATAGTATTTTTCGGTATTTAAATCTTCTCTTACTTCAAAAGTATGGTGAAATGCCCAATAATCTTGCGCTTCCTGTTCAATAGAATTTGGATCGTAGTCATTTTTTGACATAATTTCACTCAAGTGGTCACGAGACCGTAAAGAATACCTTAGTAATAAAAATTCTCAACTCGTGTTTTATTGGTTGGGGAATTTTGATAGTATCACCTTTCTTCATCATATTAAAATTAACAGTTTTATTCAGCTCCTACTCTTGAATCAACAAGGATTATCAAATGAGTGAAAGCAGGGTAAGTGAAAATTATCTGCTGGAAGCAAAGATTTCTTTTTTAATTATAAGTTTTATTGTTTGTATTATATCAGTCACAGTGCAGCAGGATATCTGGCCTTTTTTACAAACCACCCTCCCGTTTTTAGAATTTAATAAAGCCTGGTCAATCGGGAGTATTATTTTTGGGGGCGTAATACCTTTAATCTGGCTTTATCTGGATTGGTTAAATAAACCCATCCGATACAGTCTTCTCTCTATAATAATCATGTTCATTTTGCAAGTTACGACAGAATTTTGTGTTAGTTATTATTTTTTTGCCTCCATGGTTGTGCCGACTTCAATTCTTTATATCAGCTATAGGCTAGTTCAACTTTCAACACTTCATCGTATGCTGTATAAAACGACTTTCGTCAGTTGGAAAGATAGATCCTTAAGATTAGGCCTGCTGAGCGCGAGTTTAATATTCTGGAGCCTACTGTGGGTTAGATTAACCTTCCTCATTTTCCCCAAAATTATTTACGATATTTTTTAGGATTTTATTCTTCTCCTGAGAGAAGTGTGATGGACTTTATTGAGTATAAAAGGGTAGAATTAATCGCAAAGCTGGTATATTTTACCCAATTCTCATTAAATAACATGCATTTTATGTAAAATGGATTTTTATCATTAAGAGGGCTTATGGTCACTATATTCTCAAAACCGGGTATGCATAGAGCAAAATCGCAGAGCACGAAATCGTACAGTGAGGCGACAGTATTTCCCGTACTGTCCATTGAAAACCTATTGCCCGAGATTGAAAAAAATCATTATTTAAACAAAGTCCAAGAAATAGTCACGCTCTCAGATGAGTATTTTAAGATTTTTTATGAAAACTTAATTGAAAACTTTGCTCTATTCGTCCAAGTTTTACCAGAAGTCTACGGAGAAGAATTAGGAGGATTGTTAAATGATGGCTTGCGTAGAGCCTTGCTTGCAATTCGTCTATTGCACGAGAACCGTGATCCAAAGCCACATCCCTTATTTGTGTTTGCAGTTTTCAGCATCGCTTTATTGGCTGACGTAGGTCAAATCTTGCGCTATCGGGTCATGATTTCTGATGAAAATGGTGTTTTCTTGGATGATTGGTATCCTTTTTTAGGTTCGATGCCTGATTTTGGCGAATTTTATAAGCTTCGACCCTATGAGGAGACTCCGCAATCATTAGTGCGAGGAGCTACCCCCATCATCGCAAGACAATTATTGAATGAAACCTCAATTACGTGGCTTTCCTCTAATAACCAAATATTTGACATGTGGCTTTCCTTCCTAAATAAGGGAGAGGATTGGGCTGGGGGTTTAGCCAAAATTCTGAAGATTGACCCTAAGGAACTCCTAAGTCGAAAAGCAGAAGTTATTGGCATTATCCCTCTGGATATTAAAACTTTCGATCCGATGGGGACTGATTTAGGTGAGAAATTTTTAGCGTGGTTAAAAAAAGGGCTAGACGATGGCTCCATTAGTTACAATGAGGCTAACTCTACCGTCCATGTCGTTAAAACCAATGAATTAGATCTCAGTGTCTTTCTTCAAAGCCCCGAACTTTTCCAGCAATTTTGTAATATTTACGCGAAGACTCGGGATTGGATTGTGGTTTCTAAGCAATTTAATCTGTTGGGCTTAACCAAATTGAGTGGTAGTGATGTTAAATTTGAACAGTTTTTTTCTGACACTCAAGAGGCAAAGACCGGTAAGTTAGGGTTTCTCTCGAGTGAAAAAGGCAATAAAAGTTTTAGTCAATCTCAGCTGGCTAGCGCAAATCATCTTAAAGAAGGTCTTGTGATTAAAGACGCAAAAATGCTATTTGGCGCAAAAGTACCTCCCGTTAGCCAATTTGTTCGCGAAATAGAAATGCGGTGGGGATTAGATAACGTTATGCCTAAGGCACGTAATTCTCAAGGGGCCAACTCAAATACCCAAGCGCCACCAGAGAATAGGTTAAAGATATAGAGCTATTTTTCTCGTGAAGAGAGGGGGGGGTGATACCCCGAGGGGGCGATTCTTCTTAAGTATTGCCACACACCTAGCAAGAAGGTTATCCCCATCACTGCGATGAGGGGATACAATTTCCATATCATCCAAGGTGTTTCCCCGCGCATAGCTTGAACCTGCGCCGAAATTTCACCCTCTTTAAAAGCCGGCAAAGTCTTAATGACTTCACCCTTAGCATTGATAATACCGGTAATGCCAGTATTGCTACTGAATAATAAATAACGCCCTGTTTCAATAGCTCGCATCTGCGCCATTTGTAAATGTTGTTCTGAGGCATTAGACCGACCAAACCAACTATCATCCGTGATCGTAAGCAACAATTGTGCTTGAGGAAGGAAAGTCAAAAACTCTAAGGGATAAGCGACCTCGT harbors:
- a CDS encoding DNA-binding domain-containing protein; translated protein: MVTIFSKPGMHRAKSQSTKSYSEATVFPVLSIENLLPEIEKNHYLNKVQEIVTLSDEYFKIFYENLIENFALFVQVLPEVYGEELGGLLNDGLRRALLAIRLLHENRDPKPHPLFVFAVFSIALLADVGQILRYRVMISDENGVFLDDWYPFLGSMPDFGEFYKLRPYEETPQSLVRGATPIIARQLLNETSITWLSSNNQIFDMWLSFLNKGEDWAGGLAKILKIDPKELLSRKAEVIGIIPLDIKTFDPMGTDLGEKFLAWLKKGLDDGSISYNEANSTVHVVKTNELDLSVFLQSPELFQQFCNIYAKTRDWIVVSKQFNLLGLTKLSGSDVKFEQFFSDTQEAKTGKLGFLSSEKGNKSFSQSQLASANHLKEGLVIKDAKMLFGAKVPPVSQFVREIEMRWGLDNVMPKARNSQGANSNTQAPPENRLKI